A genomic region of Candidatus Cloacimonadota bacterium contains the following coding sequences:
- a CDS encoding DUF2225 domain-containing protein translates to MRCLVPNLILRKAREKEYAGCFDAYVLNVYMQGFSKFSATLSKQSEESIEVLTNAINKFFSSSFDSVKRRGGFISGFAVDSFTAVFPLAKGDGSINAALEIRDFFLSGGKHKTEYGDFEITASIGLSKGVIKWRIIPARERFVYWFSGEALIGSVEARRRSKPNRIVIEKDVLTNYDKKLITSTQIDQRYHIIKGSKLPDTPTDVSYRCLSQKLFIPEQISDLQTEGEFRDVLSCFINLAEPQEEHIREILDLCKKYGGYFNNIDCSEQGWVGLVLFGAPVAYEKFCTFALDFVSEVQLMYGKKIRVGLSHGRSYIGFIGSSKRAEYTAVGISVNLAHSCMKRAEWGEVWLDRSIRDEAGDSINFEVLDRIKLEGSRKPITVFKLIPGQYWLRKPHYSKKLIGRRSQLKRLVDSCEPLRQGNFAGVTYLYGEAGQGKTRLINELRKKMGKKTDFYILETDSIQRQSLNPYAYWVRKLFTTSSVGTISERRKDFRQNWADFQKKVKRLTKSKVIISELNRIESILAGLIGLEWEGSIYANLEPKYKPAIKGFALKSLIEVLCLFKPVILVIEDLHWLDKESAETLQILTRRATNIPFKIILTSRIIDDGSYPQVRLDPDVVTETIKLEGLNQTQTANLMKTILQKELTPDFRKYVYSLSQGNPFIIEQLTKYLLETNRLDVQENCYELKDQASELPNELQGVIVAHLDRLDSELKQTIQAASVLGVEFVVEVLCKMIEKMQYRSASLNDLIVKSHLYFGEKQNIWHALSEIKYIFSHAILREAVYNMQLKKQLKRLHLMAAEVMERMYTEDKTMFGEIAQHYDKAEDREKAFLYFTKAGDFEIDRYHFAPSMHYYDAALSITRAQYDKRGAETAAILSKIGSVYFARSEYDQALLYFEEALAIRRESLGNEHPDTADCLNDVGSVYHDKGVYDRALYYYEMALAIRVEVLGELHPDTASTFNDIGVLQRDRGDYEDALIYFRKAWSIRKVTLGEKHLLTAASLSNIGVVCSYKQRYDEALDCYQKALSIYSEHSEEGQLKSAIALNNICNVYCSKGDYDKAMIHIEQAVAIWMNFLGERHSQTATGVMNMGNVYYYKGDYNSALPCYEKSLSCFKEVFGERHPSVADCLCNIGSIYSSKGDLNRGLQYMEEALSIRREFLGEKYYSTADSYVNIGLNYSFMGKYDRALHCLKKGYEIYKEIAGEGHSRTATILCTMADVCIHLGKFNTALSYLEKGLSVQKEILGERHPQIAITLNLIGLSYHKKDDNNNALIYHEQALSIDEEIFGKGHLRTAGTLYYLGDAYSGKGEYDKALSLHEQVLTIKRESLEERHSSIADSYHNIGDIYLGKGDLDKALNYQENALSIYNETLGKNHIHTAYTLQSIGKIHARKGDLKRTLQYYEDALPIFDKTLGKRNQQTIEIIKNLIKTAEELGDQEKTTKYRAELEDHYS, encoded by the coding sequence ATGCGTTGTTTAGTTCCCAATTTGATACTAAGGAAAGCGAGAGAAAAAGAATATGCAGGGTGCTTTGATGCTTATGTCCTGAATGTTTATATGCAAGGGTTTTCGAAATTTTCTGCTACTTTGTCAAAGCAATCCGAAGAGAGTATAGAGGTCTTAACCAATGCTATAAATAAGTTTTTCAGTTCATCTTTTGATTCTGTAAAGAGACGTGGTGGTTTCATCTCGGGATTCGCCGTAGATTCATTTACGGCAGTTTTTCCTCTGGCGAAGGGTGATGGTTCGATCAATGCTGCTCTCGAAATCAGGGATTTCTTTTTGAGCGGAGGAAAGCATAAAACAGAATATGGAGACTTTGAAATTACGGCAAGCATAGGTCTCTCAAAAGGGGTAATAAAATGGAGGATCATACCTGCCAGAGAGAGATTCGTTTACTGGTTCTCAGGTGAGGCTTTGATAGGATCAGTTGAAGCGAGGAGACGCTCGAAACCAAACAGGATAGTTATCGAGAAAGATGTTCTAACTAATTATGATAAAAAACTCATTACTTCAACTCAAATCGATCAACGTTATCACATCATAAAAGGATCCAAACTCCCGGATACCCCGACCGATGTCTCTTACAGATGCCTCTCTCAGAAACTCTTCATACCTGAGCAGATATCAGACCTGCAAACGGAGGGTGAATTTCGGGACGTTCTATCCTGCTTCATAAATCTTGCTGAACCGCAGGAGGAGCATATTCGCGAGATATTGGATCTCTGCAAAAAGTATGGTGGTTATTTCAACAATATAGATTGCTCAGAGCAGGGTTGGGTCGGCTTAGTTTTATTTGGCGCACCTGTTGCTTATGAGAAATTCTGCACCTTCGCCTTAGATTTTGTTTCAGAGGTGCAGTTAATGTATGGCAAGAAGATCAGAGTCGGACTCTCTCACGGGAGATCATATATCGGTTTTATCGGTTCCAGTAAGCGTGCGGAATATACTGCGGTCGGGATATCTGTTAACCTTGCTCATAGCTGTATGAAGCGAGCAGAATGGGGTGAGGTCTGGCTTGACAGATCTATTCGTGATGAGGCGGGTGACTCGATAAACTTCGAGGTTTTGGACAGGATTAAACTTGAGGGCTCTCGTAAACCGATAACGGTCTTTAAATTGATTCCGGGTCAGTATTGGCTCAGGAAACCTCATTATAGTAAAAAACTTATCGGCAGAAGATCCCAGTTGAAGAGGCTGGTAGATAGTTGTGAACCTCTCCGGCAGGGCAATTTTGCCGGTGTGACTTATCTATATGGCGAGGCGGGACAGGGTAAAACGCGCCTGATCAACGAATTGCGAAAGAAAATGGGAAAGAAAACCGACTTTTATATTTTAGAAACCGATTCCATTCAGCGGCAATCCTTGAATCCATATGCGTACTGGGTAAGAAAACTCTTCACTACAAGTTCGGTCGGTACTATCTCTGAACGTCGTAAAGATTTCCGTCAAAATTGGGCTGACTTCCAGAAAAAGGTCAAAAGATTAACAAAAAGTAAGGTGATAATCAGCGAGTTGAATAGAATCGAATCAATTCTGGCAGGGCTGATCGGCCTGGAATGGGAAGGTAGTATCTACGCAAATCTTGAGCCGAAATACAAACCTGCAATCAAGGGATTCGCCCTCAAATCGTTAATAGAGGTTTTGTGCCTCTTCAAACCGGTCATTCTGGTTATCGAGGATTTACACTGGTTAGATAAGGAGTCAGCAGAAACCCTACAAATCCTGACCCGCAGGGCGACTAATATCCCTTTTAAAATAATCCTGACTTCACGGATTATCGATGATGGTAGTTATCCACAAGTAAGGCTTGACCCCGATGTGGTTACCGAAACTATCAAACTTGAAGGGCTAAATCAGACCCAGACTGCAAATTTGATGAAAACTATCCTGCAGAAAGAGTTGACCCCCGATTTCCGTAAATATGTATATTCTTTGTCTCAGGGTAATCCCTTTATAATCGAACAACTCACAAAATATCTGTTGGAAACGAACAGACTCGACGTGCAAGAGAATTGTTATGAACTGAAAGATCAGGCATCAGAACTACCTAATGAATTACAGGGTGTTATCGTGGCACACCTGGACCGACTCGATTCAGAGTTAAAACAAACGATCCAGGCAGCCAGCGTTCTCGGTGTGGAATTTGTCGTGGAAGTACTTTGCAAGATGATCGAAAAGATGCAGTACCGTTCTGCAAGTTTGAACGATCTGATAGTCAAAAGCCATCTCTATTTTGGGGAAAAGCAGAATATCTGGCACGCCTTGAGCGAGATTAAATATATCTTCAGCCATGCCATCTTGAGAGAGGCTGTTTACAATATGCAGTTGAAAAAACAGCTTAAAAGACTCCATTTGATGGCAGCAGAGGTAATGGAGAGAATGTACACGGAAGATAAAACTATGTTTGGCGAGATTGCCCAACATTACGATAAAGCGGAAGATCGGGAGAAAGCGTTCCTGTATTTCACTAAAGCGGGTGATTTTGAAATAGATCGTTATCACTTCGCTCCGAGTATGCATTATTACGATGCAGCCTTGAGTATAACCCGAGCTCAATATGACAAAAGAGGTGCTGAAACGGCTGCCATCCTTAGCAAAATCGGTTCTGTATATTTTGCAAGAAGTGAGTATGATCAGGCTTTGCTGTACTTCGAGGAGGCGTTGGCTATTCGTAGGGAATCGTTGGGTAATGAACACCCCGATACAGCCGACTGCTTGAATGATGTCGGCTCGGTTTATCATGATAAGGGGGTATATGACAGAGCGCTATACTATTATGAGATGGCTCTGGCAATCAGGGTAGAAGTACTTGGTGAGCTGCACCCGGATACTGCTTCAACCTTTAACGATATAGGTGTTCTTCAGAGAGACAGGGGTGATTATGAAGATGCTTTGATCTATTTCCGCAAGGCTTGGTCTATTAGAAAAGTCACGCTCGGTGAAAAACATCTATTAACCGCTGCCAGCCTGAGCAATATTGGTGTCGTTTGCAGCTACAAGCAGAGATACGATGAGGCTCTGGACTGTTATCAGAAGGCATTATCAATCTACAGTGAGCACTCTGAGGAGGGGCAGTTAAAGAGCGCTATAGCCCTGAATAACATCTGTAATGTCTATTGTTCCAAAGGTGACTACGATAAAGCCATGATTCATATTGAGCAGGCGGTGGCAATATGGATGAACTTTTTGGGTGAGAGGCATTCACAAACTGCTACAGGTGTTATGAATATGGGTAATGTGTACTACTATAAAGGAGATTATAACAGCGCTTTACCCTGTTATGAAAAGAGTCTCTCCTGTTTCAAAGAGGTCTTCGGAGAGAGACATCCCAGCGTTGCTGATTGCCTGTGCAACATTGGCTCTATTTACTCATCTAAAGGTGATCTGAACAGAGGCTTGCAATATATGGAAGAGGCGCTCTCGATCAGGCGTGAATTTCTGGGCGAGAAGTATTATTCCACAGCCGACAGTTATGTAAATATCGGTCTTAACTACTCCTTTATGGGTAAGTATGATCGAGCTCTGCATTGTCTGAAAAAGGGCTATGAAATCTATAAAGAGATTGCTGGTGAAGGGCATTCGCGTACTGCAACAATCCTATGTACTATGGCTGATGTCTGTATTCACCTTGGAAAATTCAATACAGCACTATCTTATCTGGAGAAAGGGCTCTCTGTCCAGAAGGAGATCCTGGGTGAACGGCATCCCCAAATTGCTATTACTCTTAATTTAATCGGTCTATCCTACCATAAAAAGGATGATAATAACAATGCCCTGATCTATCACGAACAGGCATTATCCATCGATGAAGAGATTTTTGGAAAGGGGCATTTACGGACTGCTGGTACATTATACTATCTGGGTGATGCTTACTCTGGTAAGGGTGAATATGATAAGGCTTTGAGCCTTCATGAACAGGTTCTCACCATCAAGAGAGAATCATTAGAAGAGAGACATTCGAGCATAGCAGACAGCTATCACAACATAGGTGATATCTATCTCGGTAAAGGGGATCTTGACAAAGCCTTAAATTATCAGGAAAATGCGTTGTCAATTTATAATGAAACACTCGGCAAGAATCACATACACACTGCTTATACTCTACAAAGTATCGGCAAGATCCATGCCCGGAAAGGGGATCTTAAAAGAACACTGCAATATTATGAAGATGCGCTCCCCATATTTGATAAAACTCTGGGCAAAAGAAATCAACAAACAATTGAAATTATCAAGAATTTAATTAAAACTGCCGAAGAATTAGGTGATCAGGAAAAAACAACTAAATACAGAGCCGAATTAGAAGACCACTATTCATAG